The Dethiosulfovibrio peptidovorans DSM 11002 genome has a window encoding:
- a CDS encoding prepilin-type N-terminal cleavage/methylation domain-containing protein: protein MSSDRKKKGFTLLEVIVAVAVLGLVAAGSLKLSITATKALDSVRGESRFLDRIQALEADLLSGKLSDNGEEDGMEWDTSGYSYPLMDGLWRINYRKLDVELDGRTMSFYIP from the coding sequence ATGTCGTCAGATAGAAAGAAAAAAGGATTTACTTTGTTGGAGGTTATAGTCGCCGTGGCGGTCTTGGGACTGGTGGCGGCAGGATCCCTCAAGCTTTCCATAACAGCAACGAAAGCCCTCGACTCGGTTAGAGGGGAATCGAGGTTCCTTGACAGGATCCAGGCGTTGGAGGCGGACCTGTTGTCCGGGAAGCTGTCGGACAACGGCGAGGAGGACGGGATGGAGTGGGACACCAGCGGATACTCCTATCCTCTGATGGATGGACTGTGGCGGATCAACTACCGGAAACTCGACGTCGAGCTCGACGGACGGACCATGAGCTTTTA
- the gspC gene encoding type II secretion system protein GspC, translating into MSFFGKTGLMTSSLSFFGRVLPIIGMLLTGIALSSLIGMEVERRMAPLLVQARASMAILDGGTIGPEEDGGVEMARELRSLVDVSPFGVPARPEVAVVTTSRDLAPEEERVFSVDGIKVIGSLPDVAAWLDREKNVSLVLKGQAYGGFLLKEVYPYSVVLVKDNVNYEVYISYKDEGKSARSESRVEVPPANEPVFSNSGAKVQAATDGSEGVVARELVDSLLMNPFNELKRVRLIPKFVDGKPTGIEVANIMDGSVLKELGVQKGDVVKSVNGVVIRNMGDVANAINSLMGGSRFEVAVGRGDEEIMLNYVVR; encoded by the coding sequence GTGTCGTTTTTCGGAAAAACCGGATTGATGACCTCGTCTCTGTCCTTTTTCGGCCGGGTCCTTCCGATTATCGGAATGTTGCTTACCGGCATAGCCCTGAGCTCTCTCATCGGAATGGAGGTCGAGAGGCGCATGGCCCCCCTGTTGGTCCAGGCCAGGGCCTCCATGGCGATTTTGGACGGAGGGACCATAGGTCCCGAAGAGGACGGAGGGGTCGAAATGGCCAGAGAGCTTCGTTCTCTGGTGGACGTCTCTCCTTTCGGGGTTCCGGCCAGACCGGAGGTCGCCGTCGTTACGACCTCTCGAGATCTAGCCCCTGAGGAAGAAAGGGTATTCAGCGTCGACGGCATAAAGGTCATAGGATCTCTTCCTGACGTGGCGGCCTGGCTGGATCGGGAGAAAAACGTATCCTTGGTGCTGAAAGGACAGGCCTACGGAGGTTTTTTGCTGAAGGAGGTCTACCCCTACAGCGTCGTCTTGGTCAAGGACAACGTCAACTACGAGGTCTATATATCCTATAAGGACGAGGGTAAGAGCGCTCGCTCGGAGAGTCGGGTAGAGGTTCCTCCTGCGAACGAGCCGGTGTTTTCCAACTCGGGAGCCAAGGTACAGGCCGCGACCGACGGCAGCGAGGGAGTCGTGGCTAGAGAACTGGTCGACTCGCTTCTCATGAATCCATTCAACGAGCTCAAGAGGGTAAGGCTGATACCTAAATTCGTGGACGGCAAGCCTACGGGAATAGAGGTCGCCAATATAATGGACGGTAGCGTTCTGAAAGAACTCGGAGTTCAGAAGGGCGACGTGGTGAAGAGCGTCAACGGGGTGGTCATAAGGAACATGGGCGACGTGGCGAACGCCATAAACTCTCTGATGGGCGGATCCCGTTTCGAGGTAGCCGTGGGACGGGGCGACGAGGAAATTATGTTAAACTATGTCGTCAGATAG
- the gspN gene encoding type II secretion system protein GspN, which produces MRRIRSVLAALLILSFGLIIGLRLFLPWEDLGELAFLEASRELSRSGIFLQASRFDDEGVVPVFVVDRVEMEGFGGGATFETVKVRPMPLRSIILGKPTASIELIGGAVSLPGDRGRRIGGSLEVSYGQGRITIAEIEMAGDIKASGSLSISPNKGRIVEADVTLKTPADLDGALSMASRFMPLSRNGEGDWILKRKGGK; this is translated from the coding sequence ATGAGGAGAATAAGATCAGTACTCGCCGCTTTGCTCATTTTATCCTTCGGCCTGATCATAGGCCTGAGGCTCTTTCTTCCATGGGAAGATCTTGGAGAGTTGGCGTTTCTAGAGGCCTCCAGAGAGCTTTCCCGATCGGGGATATTCCTACAGGCCTCTCGATTCGACGATGAAGGCGTCGTGCCGGTCTTCGTCGTCGATAGGGTGGAGATGGAGGGTTTCGGCGGTGGAGCTACCTTCGAGACGGTGAAGGTTCGCCCGATGCCGCTGAGATCGATTATCTTGGGTAAACCGACCGCCTCAATAGAGCTGATCGGAGGGGCCGTCTCCCTGCCGGGCGATCGGGGCAGAAGGATAGGGGGATCTCTTGAGGTCTCCTACGGCCAGGGGAGGATTACGATCGCTGAAATAGAGATGGCTGGTGACATAAAAGCGTCGGGATCTCTATCCATATCTCCGAATAAAGGCAGGATCGTAGAGGCGGATGTGACATTGAAGACCCCCGCCGATCTTGACGGAGCTCTATCCATGGCATCCAGGTTTATGCCTCTCTCGAGAAATGGAGAGGGAGATTGGATTCTAAAGAGAAAGGGAGGAAAATGA
- the gspM gene encoding type II secretion system protein GspM has protein sequence MKFPELPDIPGVPREVLKPLSLLAIALVVWVVAWSVWSGMSDLESRSRLQQRRFEDLMLVIKKYRSLPGREERAPLSDDPIVVVSSLVDNMGLKENLVQISSLSRGLSVQLGRLYSENALNFILELGKRGLVVDSAELRAVPEDGVRLLSMNLVVTVAR, from the coding sequence ATGAAATTTCCCGAACTGCCGGATATTCCCGGAGTTCCCAGAGAGGTGTTGAAACCCCTCTCCCTTTTGGCCATAGCCCTCGTTGTATGGGTGGTGGCATGGTCCGTCTGGAGCGGCATGTCCGATCTGGAATCTCGTTCCCGGCTTCAGCAACGTCGATTCGAGGATCTGATGTTGGTGATAAAGAAATACAGATCCCTTCCCGGGAGAGAGGAGAGAGCCCCTCTTTCCGACGACCCCATAGTGGTGGTCTCCTCCCTGGTGGACAACATGGGACTGAAGGAAAACCTGGTGCAGATATCGTCTTTGAGCAGAGGACTCAGCGTTCAGCTCGGAAGACTTTACTCCGAAAACGCCTTGAATTTCATCCTGGAACTGGGAAAAAGAGGTCTAGTAGTTGACTCGGCGGAGCTTCGAGCGGTCCCTGAGGACGGAGTCAGGCTCCTGTCCATGAACCTGGTGGTGACGGTGGCGAGATGA
- the gspL gene encoding type II secretion system protein GspL — protein sequence MKEIGEVYVYGRDRISNIGGSSGNRFRKGGRLVLVPYRTLSVRTFDFPFGSVSAIREALKIQYSSISGNREVEIFPVVHRREDRRFSGSALILPSEERAAVEDGISGLGRSTIWPLPFAMAAELGGNGAVLCLDEEGISSALFVDGVPVLYRWQSRSRRSVDQELRWLLDYGGKFDFDPSDSVVVDVSEDGERLAVKARETLTAFPSLGSYSLSRKVLDSAIVLETLAKAVGGFSCWFLLAGCVFLGAGFLGGLVERKKVDTIRARAEAVYTDAFGPGKVRDPLSQARGKLAELTDSPDTRSLEDGLRLIVRSWTDPEMGGGRISVDTLRYTSDGMELIGTAEEVSSVQAFQKNLKINNDGTVKLGDIQQVPGGGLRYSLEVRWSSL from the coding sequence ATGAAGGAGATCGGAGAGGTCTACGTATATGGAAGGGATAGAATCTCCAACATCGGAGGGTCGTCCGGCAATAGGTTCAGAAAGGGAGGCCGTCTGGTCCTCGTTCCCTACAGGACCCTGTCTGTCAGGACCTTCGATTTCCCTTTTGGCTCAGTGTCCGCCATTAGAGAGGCCCTCAAGATACAGTATTCCTCCATATCCGGAAACAGAGAGGTCGAGATATTTCCCGTAGTCCACCGTAGGGAAGATCGAAGGTTCAGCGGTTCGGCCCTTATACTGCCGTCGGAGGAAAGGGCAGCCGTAGAGGATGGCATTTCCGGACTCGGTCGTTCCACCATATGGCCTCTCCCTTTCGCTATGGCGGCGGAGTTAGGGGGAAACGGAGCCGTCTTATGCTTGGACGAAGAGGGGATTTCCTCCGCCCTTTTCGTCGACGGCGTTCCAGTGCTGTACAGATGGCAGTCCAGATCTCGACGCTCCGTCGATCAGGAGCTTAGGTGGCTTCTCGACTACGGCGGAAAATTCGACTTCGACCCGTCCGATTCGGTCGTAGTAGACGTCTCCGAGGACGGAGAGAGGCTCGCCGTAAAGGCAAGAGAAACCCTGACCGCCTTTCCATCCCTCGGTAGCTATTCTCTTTCCCGGAAGGTCTTGGATAGCGCCATAGTTCTAGAGACCCTGGCTAAGGCCGTAGGAGGGTTTTCCTGCTGGTTCCTCCTGGCTGGGTGCGTCTTTCTTGGGGCCGGCTTTCTAGGGGGACTGGTCGAGAGGAAAAAGGTGGATACTATCAGGGCCAGAGCGGAGGCAGTCTACACCGATGCCTTTGGTCCCGGGAAGGTGAGGGATCCATTGAGCCAGGCCAGGGGAAAACTGGCAGAACTAACGGATAGTCCCGATACCCGGAGCCTTGAGGACGGTCTGCGTCTCATAGTTAGGTCCTGGACAGATCCGGAGATGGGAGGGGGCCGCATCTCGGTGGATACCCTTCGCTACACCTCCGACGGTATGGAGCTTATCGGAACCGCGGAGGAAGTATCGTCGGTTCAGGCCTTTCAGAAAAATCTCAAGATCAACAACGATGGTACGGTCAAGCTCGGAGATATTCAGCAGGTCCCCGGCGGAGGACTGCGTTATTCCTTGGAAGTGAGGTGGTCCTCCCTATGA
- a CDS encoding general secretion pathway protein GspK, producing MRSSTGSPPFRGRSKRRGFILLSVLMVSMFLMSAAVGYGWFVRDQVRRVDRRRFEIECRNIVLLAVKNVIRGLASDRNGYDSVHERWFGEHLIPIGDSYLVSVTILPLNDKLPLANIFLPDGTTLRGEMEIPWNKVWEEVELPGLAAPTLDFMDSDRTPRVGGYERSFFPNRIPGDPGAFTLFPEIKLDRLVGNDERPGLKDLLTRWCGSKINVNTASEKVLALLEGIDEVTAREIVARRDKTPFKKLSELAKMPAFSNSLGPKLSNALGTTSDYFSVSVYVSSLEADRERSYNIVVTKKSVLYWEEL from the coding sequence ATGAGATCGTCGACTGGTTCCCCGCCCTTTAGAGGAAGGTCGAAAAGAAGGGGTTTTATACTTCTGTCGGTCCTTATGGTGTCGATGTTCCTCATGTCCGCTGCGGTTGGATATGGCTGGTTTGTCAGAGATCAGGTTCGACGGGTCGATCGAAGAAGGTTCGAGATCGAGTGTCGCAACATAGTTCTACTGGCGGTAAAAAACGTCATAAGAGGATTGGCCTCGGATAGAAACGGCTACGATAGCGTACACGAGCGTTGGTTCGGAGAACACCTCATTCCCATAGGGGATAGCTATCTCGTATCTGTGACCATATTGCCCCTGAACGATAAGCTTCCTCTGGCAAACATATTCCTTCCGGACGGAACTACCCTTAGGGGGGAGATGGAGATTCCCTGGAATAAGGTCTGGGAGGAGGTCGAGCTCCCCGGGCTTGCGGCTCCGACTCTGGATTTCATGGACTCGGACAGGACCCCCCGGGTGGGAGGATATGAACGCTCCTTTTTTCCGAACAGGATACCTGGAGATCCGGGGGCCTTCACGCTTTTCCCGGAGATAAAGCTCGACAGGTTGGTAGGAAACGACGAGAGACCGGGTTTGAAGGACCTCCTTACTCGGTGGTGCGGAAGTAAGATAAACGTCAACACAGCTTCGGAAAAAGTACTCGCCCTTCTCGAGGGCATAGACGAGGTTACGGCAAGAGAGATCGTTGCCAGAAGGGACAAGACTCCTTTCAAGAAGCTTTCGGAGCTGGCCAAGATGCCAGCCTTCTCCAACTCTCTGGGGCCCAAGCTGTCCAACGCCTTGGGAACCACGAGCGATTATTTTTCCGTATCGGTCTACGTATCGTCTCTGGAGGCCGATCGGGAACGATCCTACAATATCGTGGTCACTAAAAAATCTGTCCTATACTGGGAGGAACTTTGA
- a CDS encoding type IV pilin protein: MNRKGFTFIEILVVLALVGVIATCAVAPMVHIVGNMRAAQSDVGEESAVQDVFRLICRDIRSVLVLPKQTYMALRKRDLFGGKADDVLAVESASLIRNTMVPGVVVYGLVRENTLETGSVLPGLYRWTFPGRAVKDLDLKSSMPMDRAALVLPSVDSFRVEVYMGKDNWSGKYAGGIPIAIRIKLDRGGRSHEIVDWFPAL; this comes from the coding sequence ATGAACCGTAAGGGTTTTACTTTCATAGAAATTCTGGTTGTCCTGGCGTTGGTAGGGGTTATCGCCACCTGCGCCGTGGCTCCGATGGTCCACATAGTGGGCAACATGAGAGCCGCTCAATCCGACGTAGGAGAGGAATCGGCCGTTCAGGACGTATTTAGGCTCATATGTCGCGATATCCGATCGGTGCTGGTGCTCCCTAAACAGACCTATATGGCACTGAGGAAGAGGGACCTGTTCGGAGGCAAGGCCGACGATGTACTTGCAGTCGAATCGGCCAGCCTGATACGGAATACTATGGTCCCCGGTGTGGTCGTATATGGGCTGGTGAGGGAGAACACCCTGGAGACCGGGTCTGTCCTGCCTGGGCTGTACCGATGGACCTTTCCCGGAAGGGCGGTAAAAGACCTGGATCTGAAATCGTCCATGCCGATGGATCGGGCCGCGCTTGTCCTACCCTCGGTCGATTCCTTCCGTGTGGAGGTCTACATGGGCAAGGACAACTGGTCCGGCAAGTATGCCGGTGGAATTCCGATCGCAATCCGAATAAAACTGGATCGAGGAGGCCGTTCCCATGAGATCGTCGACTGGTTCCCCGCCCTTTAG
- a CDS encoding O-antigen ligase family protein, with the protein MMERSRTLDVVFLVSAAISLALPNLIYSGVFFFQTLHIMKWTIALVPVAIMAILTGVVVAWRGSERTGFRVDLFGWIWFALLIYVTVQPIWAPIKSIPTFYREWFFFASLWGFYVLCLNLFRESWLRPILWLASLNGTINVFFAELQVANNVNLFAPLKLILPTPGNYIGNTGQQNMLGLWLAITALGSIFLYLRHGLRETEGWGRFFAATNLIFLPILLWGLWNSTSRSAILSLMVGIFLLALMIALGRDRARLRRLSLSAILIVAVLAASVFLNQGRSGSLIAKSVDLVKNADTVGGRDGIWKTSWAMAMEEPVKGMGLGQFKWNYLEAQREAFSLYPDMKWQYTNWAHNEYLQWYCESGLLGFVILIGLALWWIVSFFLYLHRHRGSPFPDSVLWSAAFLFLIWFDALWTRPFHRIENSLWMPLAFALANREVLAEIAVGKIRFLGNPRGYRALGVIMASVSLWGLVYLGQGLVGDVTLRKAVSSKSAPIQRRLMEKAYGALMVRDVAERQLAYHYIAYGEAAKDPEALAEGLNRLLAAFRQQPTAEDLRRLLDWAGKLKKQDLLRYLVTYLKPGTYSIRKE; encoded by the coding sequence ATGATGGAACGATCCAGAACACTAGACGTAGTTTTTCTCGTCTCCGCCGCCATTTCTCTTGCTTTGCCCAACCTTATATACTCGGGAGTCTTCTTTTTTCAGACCCTTCATATAATGAAATGGACCATAGCCTTGGTTCCGGTGGCGATCATGGCCATACTGACCGGGGTCGTGGTGGCATGGAGAGGATCGGAGAGAACCGGCTTCAGGGTGGACCTCTTCGGCTGGATATGGTTCGCTCTTTTGATATACGTTACGGTTCAGCCCATATGGGCTCCTATAAAATCGATTCCGACTTTTTACAGAGAGTGGTTTTTCTTCGCATCCCTCTGGGGGTTCTACGTCCTCTGTCTAAATCTGTTCAGGGAAAGCTGGCTCAGGCCGATCCTCTGGTTGGCGTCCTTAAACGGTACGATCAACGTTTTCTTCGCGGAGCTGCAGGTCGCCAACAACGTGAACCTATTCGCTCCGCTTAAGCTGATACTTCCGACCCCGGGAAACTACATCGGCAACACCGGGCAGCAGAACATGTTGGGTCTTTGGCTGGCCATTACCGCTCTGGGGTCCATCTTTCTATATCTTCGTCATGGTCTCAGAGAGACCGAAGGTTGGGGGCGGTTTTTCGCCGCTACCAACCTGATCTTTCTGCCCATATTGCTGTGGGGACTCTGGAATAGCACCAGTCGATCGGCCATCCTCTCTCTGATGGTAGGAATATTCCTGCTGGCCCTGATGATAGCACTGGGAAGGGATAGAGCCAGGCTCCGTCGTCTGAGCCTGTCGGCTATATTGATAGTGGCGGTGCTGGCTGCATCGGTGTTTCTGAACCAGGGACGTTCCGGATCTCTCATAGCCAAGAGCGTCGATCTGGTTAAAAACGCCGACACCGTCGGAGGCCGAGACGGAATATGGAAAACCTCTTGGGCCATGGCGATGGAGGAGCCTGTCAAGGGAATGGGGCTGGGGCAGTTCAAGTGGAATTACCTCGAGGCTCAGAGAGAGGCTTTTTCTCTCTATCCAGACATGAAATGGCAATATACCAACTGGGCTCATAACGAATATCTCCAGTGGTACTGTGAATCCGGCTTGTTGGGCTTTGTAATACTCATAGGGCTGGCATTATGGTGGATCGTTTCCTTTTTTCTATATCTTCACAGACATAGGGGCTCCCCCTTCCCCGATTCGGTTTTGTGGAGCGCCGCCTTTCTGTTTCTCATATGGTTCGACGCACTTTGGACGAGACCCTTCCACAGGATAGAGAATTCCCTATGGATGCCTCTGGCCTTCGCTCTGGCGAACAGAGAGGTTCTGGCGGAGATAGCCGTCGGAAAGATTCGTTTTCTGGGCAACCCGAGAGGTTACAGGGCACTGGGAGTTATTATGGCCTCCGTGTCCCTTTGGGGCTTGGTTTACCTCGGACAGGGATTGGTCGGAGACGTAACTCTGAGAAAAGCGGTATCCAGTAAGTCCGCTCCCATTCAAAGAAGGTTAATGGAAAAGGCTTATGGTGCCCTTATGGTCAGAGATGTCGCTGAACGTCAGCTCGCCTATCACTACATAGCCTATGGAGAGGCGGCTAAGGACCCGGAGGCATTGGCCGAGGGGTTGAACAGACTTCTGGCCGCCTTCAGACAGCAGCCTACCGCCGAAGATCTAAGGCGGCTTCTGGACTGGGCGGGCAAGCTCAAGAAACAGGATCTCCTGAGGTACCTGGTTACCTATCTGAAGCCCGGTACCTACTCGATAAGAAAAGAATGA
- a CDS encoding ParB/RepB/Spo0J family partition protein — protein sequence MKDSRLAEIELSRIRANPYQPRKHFDEDDILELAESIGEVGLIQPLVVRPSGDFFELIAGERRLRACLVAGLEAVSAIVLEVDSADQQIMALVENIHRKDLSSIEEAGSLKDILDRTGWGQSELARRLGRSQASVANKLRLLKLEEPVQKMVMEGLLGERSARALLRLPPALQIAAAKKVIDRELTSKEVEELVNDLKEGKPLEPKTSLSDEPHVEVEIGDVGEGFLETVDETDEGRLDEDSIRRRNSKKKALSFNGPEGPTGELLHQLADLVEKQRKKGIPVVWKVRELAQSELVVEIIVDLKKQLLMEDEEI from the coding sequence TTGAAGGACAGCAGACTGGCGGAGATAGAGCTATCCCGTATCCGTGCTAACCCCTATCAGCCGAGAAAACACTTCGACGAGGACGATATACTGGAGTTAGCCGAATCCATAGGAGAGGTCGGCCTGATACAGCCACTGGTGGTGAGGCCCAGCGGTGACTTTTTCGAGCTGATAGCGGGAGAGCGGCGACTTCGAGCCTGCCTCGTAGCGGGACTCGAGGCGGTCTCCGCCATAGTCCTAGAGGTCGATTCGGCGGACCAGCAGATAATGGCGCTCGTCGAGAACATTCACAGAAAGGACCTCTCCTCCATCGAAGAGGCCGGGAGCCTTAAAGACATACTGGACAGGACCGGGTGGGGGCAGTCCGAACTGGCCAGGAGGCTTGGCAGATCGCAGGCGTCGGTGGCAAACAAGCTCAGGCTTTTGAAACTGGAGGAGCCGGTGCAGAAAATGGTCATGGAGGGGTTGCTGGGAGAGCGTTCCGCAAGGGCTCTTCTCCGCCTTCCTCCGGCGCTTCAGATAGCCGCGGCCAAAAAAGTCATCGATCGGGAGCTGACCTCTAAGGAGGTCGAGGAACTGGTAAACGACCTCAAGGAAGGCAAACCCCTTGAACCCAAAACGTCTTTGAGTGACGAGCCCCACGTGGAGGTCGAAATCGGAGATGTCGGGGAAGGCTTTCTCGAAACTGTTGACGAGACCGATGAAGGTAGATTGGACGAGGACTCGATACGCCGTCGAAACTCGAAAAAAAAGGCCCTATCCTTCAACGGTCCTGAAGGCCCGACGGGAGAATTATTACATCAACTGGCGGATCTTGTGGAGAAACAGAGGAAAAAAGGGATTCCCGTCGTATGGAAGGTTCGGGAACTGGCTCAGAGCGAGCTGGTGGTCGAGATAATCGTCGACCTTAAAAAACAGCTTCTCATGGAGGACGAAGAGATATGA
- the dnaB gene encoding replicative DNA helicase: MSPSIYDRVPPQNLEAERAVIGSCLMDKDVLIQISEILSPEDFRDKNYQVAFDVLTDMVHQDRPVDSLTFLEELSRRGLSESLGGQAFIVAVMDSVPTAANAEYHAKIVRDKAVLRRLISTGTSIARMGYSEDREIDELLEEAERAIFEVSRHRNESNFKKVADVIGPTFHQIEEQFYRSEQTVTGVMTGFDDLDRLTGGLQPGSLNILAARPSMGKTALALNLARNVAVKSNLPVLVFSLEMGADQLVQRLLGSEARVNIQDLRTGNFAREDWEKLTTAAGRLTKAPMYIDDSSMLTTTEMRARCRRFKAQYASLGLIVVDYLQLMSMSRKIDSKQQEVAEISRGLKAIARELEVPVLSLSQLSRAVESRNDKRPQLSDLRDSGAIEQDADLVALLYREAYYAKDVPQDQQDDSAILDIAKHRNGPTGVIHLMFMKQHTRFESKSSIDGF; this comes from the coding sequence GTGAGTCCGTCTATATACGATAGAGTTCCGCCTCAGAACCTGGAGGCAGAGAGGGCGGTCATCGGATCCTGTCTTATGGATAAAGATGTCCTCATCCAGATATCGGAGATACTCTCGCCGGAGGACTTCAGGGACAAGAATTATCAGGTCGCTTTCGACGTTTTGACCGACATGGTCCATCAGGACCGTCCGGTGGACTCTCTGACCTTTCTCGAAGAGCTCTCTCGCAGAGGATTGTCCGAAAGTCTGGGAGGTCAGGCCTTTATCGTGGCGGTCATGGACAGCGTTCCCACCGCTGCCAACGCCGAATACCATGCCAAAATAGTCAGAGATAAGGCGGTGCTTCGCCGCCTTATCTCTACCGGCACGTCCATAGCCAGAATGGGATATTCGGAGGACCGGGAGATCGACGAGCTTCTGGAGGAGGCGGAGAGAGCCATCTTCGAGGTCTCCCGTCATAGGAACGAGTCCAACTTCAAGAAGGTCGCCGACGTTATAGGTCCGACCTTCCATCAGATAGAGGAGCAGTTCTACCGTTCCGAACAGACGGTAACGGGAGTAATGACCGGATTCGACGACCTTGACCGGCTTACCGGAGGGCTTCAGCCCGGGAGTCTCAATATTCTGGCGGCAAGGCCCTCCATGGGGAAGACAGCTCTGGCTTTAAATCTGGCCAGGAACGTGGCGGTCAAGTCGAATCTGCCGGTCCTCGTGTTCAGTCTAGAGATGGGGGCGGACCAGCTGGTTCAAAGGCTGTTGGGATCGGAGGCTCGGGTCAACATACAGGACCTTCGTACGGGCAACTTCGCCAGAGAGGACTGGGAGAAACTGACCACCGCCGCCGGTCGCCTGACCAAGGCGCCGATGTACATAGACGACAGCTCCATGCTGACCACCACGGAGATGAGGGCCAGATGCCGCCGTTTCAAGGCCCAGTATGCGTCATTGGGGCTTATAGTGGTGGACTATCTTCAATTGATGAGCATGTCCAGGAAGATAGACAGCAAACAGCAGGAGGTCGCTGAGATTTCCAGGGGACTTAAGGCCATCGCCAGGGAGCTGGAGGTTCCGGTGCTGTCCCTCTCGCAGCTTTCCAGGGCAGTAGAGAGCCGAAACGACAAACGTCCCCAGCTGTCGGATCTTAGGGACAGCGGAGCCATAGAGCAGGACGCCGACCTAGTGGCCCTTCTCTACAGGGAAGCCTATTATGCCAAGGATGTCCCCCAGGATCAGCAGGACGATAGCGCCATACTGGATATAGCAAAGCATCGTAACGGACCTACCGGAGTGATCCATTTGATGTTTATGAAACAACATACCCGTTTCGAGAGCAAGAGTTCCATCGACGGATTCTAG
- the rplI gene encoding 50S ribosomal protein L9: MKVILLEDVKKLGRKNEIVEVSDGYGRNFLFPRKLAVEADGANLKKLEEKRESSKRKDQQARSEAEEQRKHLQDRQVTLAVTTGEGGRLFGSVTTAQIADGISKQFGILVDKKNIKMADAVKSLGSYPFTVKLYQGVEASMTLKVEAQ, translated from the coding sequence TTGAAGGTTATATTGCTGGAAGACGTGAAAAAGCTTGGTAGAAAAAACGAGATAGTCGAGGTCTCCGACGGTTACGGAAGGAATTTCCTTTTTCCACGAAAGCTGGCCGTCGAGGCCGACGGAGCGAACCTTAAAAAGCTCGAGGAAAAGAGAGAATCGTCCAAGAGAAAGGATCAGCAGGCTAGATCCGAGGCGGAGGAACAGAGAAAACACCTTCAGGATCGACAGGTAACACTGGCCGTGACGACCGGAGAAGGAGGTCGTCTATTCGGCAGCGTGACCACCGCCCAGATAGCCGACGGAATATCGAAGCAGTTCGGGATCTTGGTGGACAAGAAAAACATCAAAATGGCCGATGCGGTAAAGTCTCTGGGAAGTTATCCTTTTACCGTAAAACTTTATCAGGGAGTCGAGGCTTCCATGACTCTAAAGGTGGAGGCCCAGTGA
- a CDS encoding YybS family protein produces MNGTKSLVESSLLTGLAVVLFLAARFIPVAGIVLSLLCPAPLVVLGLRHRPQRAALALCVATAIVGLLGGPISSISFFLGFGILGVGLGILAARFDKAVDIMLYGIVLSLVSKLILMSVLTWITGVNPFDPDVEQLRATMTKVFSLYGGGDVESIEGVKTQMEMTLKAIPLMFPAMITMASALDCLLSYVVSRRILLRIGGGSLPPVPPFGSWRFPKSLFWAFALSVLLLVFESSMKDPLLSRVGLNLRLLVSMLFMIQGMAVGWDYMDFRGVGKGWRYALLALAVLIPLLSQVAVIAGLLDIWIDLRKRYRR; encoded by the coding sequence ATGAACGGAACCAAAAGCCTGGTGGAATCCTCCCTCTTGACGGGGTTGGCGGTGGTCCTGTTCCTGGCTGCTCGGTTCATACCGGTAGCTGGGATCGTCCTGTCCTTGCTATGTCCCGCCCCTCTCGTCGTGTTGGGATTAAGACACCGTCCCCAGAGGGCGGCTCTGGCCCTTTGCGTGGCCACCGCCATCGTCGGTTTACTGGGAGGACCGATATCCTCAATCTCCTTCTTTCTGGGATTCGGGATACTGGGAGTAGGACTCGGAATTCTGGCTGCTCGCTTCGACAAGGCGGTCGATATAATGCTCTACGGCATCGTCCTTTCTCTGGTGAGCAAACTGATCCTCATGTCCGTCCTTACCTGGATAACCGGGGTCAACCCCTTCGACCCCGATGTGGAGCAGCTCAGGGCTACTATGACGAAGGTGTTCTCGCTCTATGGAGGAGGGGACGTCGAGTCCATAGAGGGGGTAAAGACACAGATGGAGATGACTTTGAAGGCCATTCCTCTGATGTTTCCCGCTATGATAACCATGGCCAGCGCGCTGGACTGCCTTCTCAGCTACGTCGTGTCCCGCAGGATACTTCTCAGGATAGGAGGAGGCTCCTTGCCTCCGGTTCCACCTTTTGGAAGCTGGCGTTTTCCCAAAAGTCTATTCTGGGCCTTCGCCCTCTCCGTGTTGTTGTTGGTGTTCGAATCGTCGATGAAGGACCCTCTTCTGTCGAGGGTCGGGTTGAACCTGAGATTGTTGGTGAGCATGTTGTTCATGATCCAGGGAATGGCAGTCGGATGGGACTACATGGACTTTCGAGGAGTGGGAAAGGGATGGAGATACGCCTTGTTGGCACTGGCAGTACTGATTCCCTTGCTATCCCAGGTAGCGGTTATCGCCGGTCTGTTGGATATTTGGATAGATCTGAGAAAAAGATACAGGAGGTGA